A single region of the Triticum dicoccoides isolate Atlit2015 ecotype Zavitan chromosome 2B, WEW_v2.0, whole genome shotgun sequence genome encodes:
- the LOC119367327 gene encoding protein fem-1 homolog C-like, with product MKVLLEHHADPNKVLDLDSTPLSMAIQKESLECVKLLIEAGADVNKTDYIGVTQLMVAANNGLPDIMRCLLDAGANPNTGDAFGTTPIEIAALKGRRNMVEMLFPLTSPISTLPDWSIDGIISHVKSFGLNPRDKSKCEKRRCELKLQATEAFNRKEYLTAGELYTCAMKFEPSPKDLAILLANRSFCLLRLGRGKDALSDADACTMVRPRWPKGYYRKGAALMLQEDYEKASEAFEDGLKLDPTNVDIANALREAREALKNNGCAEK from the exons ATGAAGGTTTTGTTGGAGCACCATGCAGAT CCTAATAAGGTTTTGGACCTTGATAGTACCCCACTGAGTATGGCCATACAGAAAGAATCGTTGGAATGCGTTAAGCTACTCATTGAG GCTGGTGCTGATGTGAATAAGACTGATTATATCGGTGTTACTCAATTGATGGTGGCTGCAAACAACGGCTTACCTGATATCATGAGGTGCTTACTAGATGCTGGTGCTAACCCCAATACTGGAGATGCA TTTGGTACGACTCCAATTGAAATTGCTGCACTAAAAGGCAGAAGGAATATGGTTGAAATGTTGTTTCCTTTAACTTCTCCTATTTCAACATTGCCGGATTGGAGTATTGATGGTATCATATCTCATgtgaaatcatttggtttgaacccaagg GATAAAAGTAAGTGTGAAAAGAGAAGATGTGAGCTGAAATTACAAGCTACAGAGGCTTTTAATAGGAAGGAATATCTGACAGCAGGAGAACTATATACTTGT GCAATGAAATTCGAGCCTAGTCCCAAAGATCTTGCAATCCTGCTAGCAAATAGGAGCTTCTGCTTGTTGCGCCTGGGAAGAGGAAAAGATGCTCTCTCTGATGCTGATGCGTGCACAATGGTGAGACCTCGTTGGCCCAAAGGCTACTACCGAAAAGGCGCGGCTCTAATGTTGCAGGAG GACTATGAAAAGGCATCCGAGGCTTTTGAAGATGGCTTGAAGCTGGATCCTACAAATGTTGATATCGCAAATGCTTTAAG ggaAGCCCGGGAGGCACTGAAGAACAACGGTTGTGCTGAAAAGTAA